The genomic segment TTAACTTTCTTTTCTTTGAGAACTCTTTGAATTAAATCACCAAATGCATCATTACCAATTCTACTAATTAAAGCAGAACTAAATCCTAATCGGGATACATTAATAGCAATGTTAGCTGGCGAACCTCCAACATAACGTTGATAGGTAATTGATTTATCAACCGAATCAACCATAGCAGTAGTTATAAAGTCCATTACAGTTTCACCAATTGTTAATAAATCAATTCTGTCTTTTTCTCTCATCATTTATCATCCTTTTCTATACTGAAGAATGTATGAAATGGATTACATTCAAGCGAAAAAATTGTTAACGGTATTGAGCAGTAGATTCTCTTACAATCAACTTATGTGGCAAAATAACCTGTAATTCTTTAATGAGTCTCTTTTCTATAATATTTATCAAAATTTGTGTTGCTCTTCTACCCATCTCAGTCATAGGTTGGGCAATTGTTGTCAATGTAGGATTATAATAAGATGCTATTTCCAGATTATCAAAACCAATGATAGAAAGATCTTCTGGAACCTTATATCCCAGATCTAACGCTCCTCTAATAGCTCCAATGGCTGTCTCATCACTAACAGCAAATATGGCAGTAGGTGGATCGGGTAAAGTAAGTAACTCTTTTACCAATTTTTCAGCCGTTACAAAAGTAAAATCACCTTCTTTTAAATAGTGATCATTAAAAGGTATATTTGCTTCACTAATAGCTTTTATATAACCAGCAATTCGATCCAGTGATGAATTTTCGTCATCAAATGGCCCAGAGATCATAGCAATTTTACGATGCCCCAAAGATATTAGATATCTGGTTGCATCATACCCACCTTGAACATTATCAATATTAACAAAAGGAATCTTATGATTATTACGTATAGTTCTAGAGATAATTACAGAGGGAAGAGTAAATTCCTCCAGCCATTTCATCTTTTCATTATCTAAACGATGGCACATAAACAGTACACCTTCAGCTCTTCGCTCCAACAGAGTTTTGAAACTATTTTTTTCCCTTTCTTCACTATAATTTGTATTCATTAAAACTACATCATATCCAAATTTGTAGGCAACTTCCTCTATACCCTTCAATACTTTAGAATAAAAGGGATTAGACATATCTGGAAGAATAATGCCTATCAGTTCAGTTTCTTGTTTTCTTAAATATCTAGCAATCATATTGGGCTTATAGTTTAACTTTTCCATAGCCCAGATAACCTTTTCCCTTGTTTCCGGTTGAACAAGGTCACTTTTGTTTAATACCCTTGAAACGGTAGCCTTAGAAACTCCGGCTAACTTGGCAACCTCGTCCATTGTTATAGTATTAGAACTCTTTTTTCTACCGGGTTCATAATCCAGATCTTCTATAACTTTTTTTATCCGCTTGGCAGTTTTTGGGGCAACTTTTTTAGGGTCATTTAAAAATCTGGAAACTGTAGCAGTCGAAACTTCTGCCTTGCGGGCAATATCCTGAATTGTAATTTTTTCTTTCATCGGAATTACCTCTTTAACAACTTATGTATGTAACGGATTTCATTCATATTTTTATGATACATCTTTTTTCGAAATATGTCAAGTGTTTTTTTAATTTTACGATTTTTTATTTGATTTTAAATTAAAAAAAAAAACCTCTGTGACAAGGGAAATTATCATTAAAAACCAAAATTCAGATTCAAAAGTAAGGATAGTCCGTGCATCTGTTCTAAAGGCTGCTCACCAGGTATAACCTGTGTACCTAATTTCCAATTAAAAAGATGTGAATAATAATAACCTACTTTAAACTCCAGATCTACATATCGTTTAAGAGAATAGTAAAACCCAATTTGAGGTTTTATCATGATAAAAGGTGCTTTAAGCACAGTTTGATTAGGAGAAGTAATTCCTTCTTCAAAATTAGAGACTGTATCATGAACCAGTTCAAGTTTCAATCTTCCCAATGATGTTGACCCACCTAAACTTACTGCTACAGTATCTGTCAGTGGAAAGATTTGTTCTAACCATACCCCTCCATGACCTATAGATAAACAGGCATATTTACCATTATCGGCTATAGAAGAGACTGAACCACCAGCACCAAAATTACTGTAACGAAGATTATTCTGAGTCTGAGAGAAAAACCCACCTCCATATGTCCACAATCGACTATCGAGAGGAGCAAAACCGTTCTTTTTAAGAAGAGTATTTAATTCGATCATCTCAACCTCAAAAAACTCAATCATAACTCCCCCGCCACCATAATGGAGTAAAATATTCTCATCAAGCTCATTAGCAGAGGTGGGCAATATTAGAAGAAAAAGAAAGAAAAATGTAATCAGTACAATTTTCTTCATAGCCTACTCCTCCTTAATTGAAGGATATTCGCAGATTTCAACAAGTCCGCAGCTATCACATTTGGGATTACGGGCCTTACAGATAGTACGACCATGATAAATCATCTGGTGTCCAAATTTGGTCCACCTTTCTGTTGGAATGATTTTCATCAGGTCAAATTCAATCTTTTCAGGATTCTCTTCACGGGTCAAACCCAGCCTTCTTGAGAGCCGTTTGACATGAGTATCGACTACAATTCGTGGAATGTTAAAGGCATCCCCCAATACCACATTGGCAGTTTTCCGTCCCACTCCTGCCAGAGATGTCAGTTCTTCTAAAGTTTGTGGGACTTCTCCTCCGTATTTTTTAACCAGATCTCTGCAGCAACTAATTATATTTTTTGTTTTATTTCTATAAAAACCTGTTGATCGGATCGCTTCCTGTAATTCTTTTGGATCTGCATTGGCAAAAGCAAAAGCATCGGGATATTTTTTAAATAAATCTTTAGTAACCACATTTACTCTTTTATCAGTACACTGAGCAGAAAGAATGGTAGCTATAAGGAGCTGAAAAGGATTTTTAAAATTTAAAGAGCAAACAGCTTCAGGGTATTTTTCTTCCAGATAGATAAGAATTTTTTCAACCTTTTCCTTCAATTTCTTTTCTGCAGCCAAATTATCGCTCCTTTCTCCTCTTTAAATAGGCTTTAACCTCTTCTATAGACAAAGCATTAAAAACATTCTCTTTAGTAAGCCAACCTTTTCGTCCTATGGCTATCCCGTAATTTAAATCATCCAGGCCACTAATCCTGTGAGCATCAGGATTAATACTGATTAGCACTCCCTCTTCTATTGCATATTTGCAATACCGCCAATCCAGATCAAGACGGTATGGATTGGCATTTAATTCGATAATCACCTGATGCTCAGCACAGGCACGGATAACCCGGTAAATATCCACAGGATATCCTTCTCTACTAAGAAGAAGACGTCCCGTAAGATGCCCCAGCATAGTAGTATAAGGATTTTCAATGGCCTTTAATAGCCGATTGGTCATTTCTTCTTCAGTTCCATTGAAATTAGAATGAATTGAAGCAATGACAAAATCAAAACCCTTTAAAATTTCTTCCGAATAATCAAGTGACCCATCAGGCAAAATTTCAGCTTCAATACCTTTAAAGATATAAAAATCTTCTAACTCAGCATTTAAAGCGTCAATCTCTTCCCACTGGGCTTTAACATCGGAAACTTTCAAACCATGGGCATAGAAAGCAGTTTTACTATGATCGGAAATACCTAAATATTTAAGACCACGTTCGCGACAGGCCCGTACCAATTCTGGAATAGTATCCACACCATCACTATATCGGGTATGGACGTGAAAGACACCTTGAATATCTTCTCTGGTTATAAGCTCTGGTAACTCATCATTCTCAGCAGCAGCAATTTCACCCATATTCTCCCGCAATTCTGGCGGAATATAGGTTAAACCCAGAGTTTTGAAGAACTCACTTTCATCTTTACATTCAATCCGCTTGTCATCACGAAAAATTCCGTACTCGTTAATTTTTAACCCCATATTTTTAGCTCTTGCCCGCATGGCAATATTATACTCTTTACTGCCTGTAAAATGATGAAGTGCATAGACATATTCATCGGGCTTTACAGCCCGCAAATCCAGATTTAATCCTTCTTTTAATCTAACTGATGTTTTGGTCGGACCACTACCAATGACTTCCTCAGTAAAATCAGCTTTAATCAACCTTTCCATAACCTTTTCTGGCTCAAAAGTGACAACCACAATATCAATATCCTTGATCAATTCTTTCTTTCTTCTTATACTTCCCGCAAGTTCAGCCTTTTTTACTTCTGGCCAGGTGCGGATAATTTCTATAATTTTTATTGCGTAATCAATAATATTAGCATATAAATACTGCCCTTGAAATTTTTTTAAGGTTTTAATCCCCTTTAGAATCTTTCTCTGGGTCTTTTCACCAAAACCGGAAAGTTCAATCAGGCGATTTTCAATACATGCATATTCCAGTTCGCCTAAATTGGAAATTCCCAATTCCCGATAGAGTTTACTCACTTTCTTTACTCCAAGACCTGGTAAACGCAAAATATCAAAGAGTCCTTCAGGCAAATCCCTGGCAAGTTCTTCAAAATAACTTAATTGACCTGTCATTACAAGTTCCTCAATATTTTCTGCAAGAGTTGCCCCAATACCGGGAATCTCCCTCAATCTACCTTCTCGAACAACCTGATTTATATCCTCATCCAATGCTTCTATTTTTTTAGCACCATTATAATATGCCCTAGCTTTGAAGGGATTCTCTCCACGTAATTCCAGCATAACTCCAATCTGATGCAATATTTTACTTACTTCTTTTTTGTCCATCTTCTCCAAAATTTTTCACTCCTCTATTTCTATTACCTTTAATTTGAACTATAAAAACAATTCCCTGATCTGAGTAAAATTATTAATCACATAATCAGCTCCGGCCAGTTCTTCTTCTCTGCCAAACCCATATTTGCAGCCAATGGTAAGAAGACCATTCTTTTTTCCAGCTTCGATATCAGAACTTCGATCACCAACCATCGCCATCGGGCCATCATTAAATCGTTCTACAATCAACCTGACCAATTCCACCTTTGAGTTGGTCTGATATCCCCCTGCACTATATACAGCAGCAAAAAGACCAGGAAAATAATATTCAGCTACTCCGGTTACATAAATTTCACTGCCATTAGAAGCAATACAGAGGCGGTAACCTTCTTTTTTGAGAACTTTAAGTGTCTCGACCACACCCGGATATGGATTTCCCTCTCCCCTTTTTAAGCGCAACATCTCATAATGTAACATATATTCATCGGCTTTCTCGATCACATGAGAAGAAGCACCAGGTAATAACTCAGCCCAGATCTGATCATTGGTCTTACCGAACATAGATAGCAAAGTCTCTTTTTCTGGAATCTCGCTTTCATATAGTCCTTCATTTCGTAAACGGGAGATGGTATCATAAAATGCCGGAATGGCTAACTCCTCGGTTTGAAATAATGTTCCATCCAAATCAAAAATGATAGTTTTGATTGATTTTTTCTGCATTATCTTACACCTCTATATGAATTTTTTCTTACAAATCTATTTTCAATATTATAGGGAAAACTCCTGCGGGATTTTTTATAAAATTTAAATATGCCCTTAAAAAGAACAAAATGCCTTTTGGGCATTCAATCTTATTAACTGCAAAGAGCTAATTTTTCGCTCCAATAGAAATTTTTCTAACCATTTAAAGTTCGATCCAGTCGAAATAAAGCACACTAATCAAAAGGGCATCCAGACCCTTGATTAGCTCATCACCTCTGTGATAAAGCCCCTATTTCTCCGTCAATTTCACTAAAATGGTTTAACGAAAAATTTCTATGTCACTCAAAATTAGCTCTTTGCAGTTTTATAATATTTTATGATAATTTGAGAATTAATTGCATTTTTTACTTCTAAGTCATTTATACCAGTATAAATCGCTGACTTACTAATCTGGCAGTGTTAATTCTTTCTCCATAAACACTAGAAAAGATAAAAGTTGAATTGGCTCAACTTCATATTTTTCTACCAGACATAAGAAATACCTATTCCAGTAATAGGTACCATTAGAACAAGCCCTATCTCAGCACTTATGGTAAAATAATTTTTCTCATCATCAACAGGAATTGCATATTCAACGCCTACTACTCCATAAGGAATAATAAGTCCTACAGTTCCTAAACCCCAAAAAGGATTGAAGCTATTAAGTTTAATTCCCGGTTCAAAATACATTTTTTGACTATAACCTAACAGTACATTAATTCCTTTATATCCTGTAATTTTTCCCTCTTTATTATATTGCGCCCAGCCAAAATTAGGGAAATTATTAATACCAATAATATATTCGGGTTTTTCTTGTGCTAATACTTCTACAGATAAAGTTAATAATAATGTACAGAAAAACAAAATAACTAAAACTTTATTCATAGCTTTTCCCACCTCTACCTCAAACTTATAATGTTGTTTTATTAGTTACAAAATAAAAGCGCAACATTATTATCATAATACATGAAACGAAACCAATGATATCATTCAATTCCATCATCTTCAACAGGAATACCAAAATAAAAATTATGATTATACTGCAAAAACATAGATTTTTGATCTTCTAAGTTTGAATAAACATAATAAAAATTTCACAACAAATTGTAAATATGTTTTCATATACTGATTCAATCTCCAATAATTTAAGAACTGATAGACTATACGTCTCTTTTTTATCCCTTTTAATATCTGTTTGAAGTTATAAGCATAACAAAATGATGAACCTTGAGTAAGCCCCGAACTAATAAACGTCTTAAACCAAATGCTCTTTTTAATGCAGATATGGCACCTTCTATGGCTACCCTCAAACTTTTCTTACTGGCATATTCTGGATCCTCTAATAACTTTCTGAATTGATCATTTTCATAACGGCTTTTTTTAAATCTCACTACCATATTCTTTTTCTGTTCTTTAAAAGGACAATAATCTCTATTTTGACAATTATTACAGTCTTCTTTCCTAAACCACGCTACATAAGTTTCACATTCTGCTATATACTATATACCCGATCTTGATCGGTTTTTTGCCTGCAGGACAGCGTTTGATACCTTTTTGTGCTTCAACTATAAAATCTGCAGTTGTTTTTTCTTCGTTTTTAAATTTTCTACCAACCATGTTAGTGGTAATAAGTTTAATCTCTTTCTCTTGTGTCTCTTTTAGTGTTTCTGGACTGCAGTATGCTCCATCTACAATAAGTTCCTTTATATCAATTCTTTCTTTTAAATCCTCTAATGACTCAAGCAAAAAGTTTACATCACTATGGATATTAGGCTCAACTGATACTTTTGTTATCAGTTGAATTGGATTATCTTTATTTGCTGTCTCAGTAATATTAACAGCATAACCTTGACATGATTTGTTTCCCTTTTTACGATAAGTAGCATCTTCATCAGTAGGGTTTTGCAAGGCATCAGATGGAATATCTTTACCTTCTTTTACTATTAATTGATCTTCATGAATTATAGTCTGGTCTTTAAGTACATGGCATAGATGCTTATAAGCTTTATTATGAAATTCCGGGTAATTCTTAAAACAATTTACAAGTTCAAAAATTTTCCCGGCCAATATCTCTAAAACCTCTTCATATTCTTTACCTTGCATTTTTTCTAAAAATTCTCTAGCTTTTTCTTCATCAGCTAATTTACGAATATTTTTATGAACTCTCTTTCTAGCATGAACTGGCAAACTATTAATGAAATTAGCAATAACATTAAGCATTAGTTCTGTACGGGAAAGCTTCTTCATGTTTGATTGAATCATTGTGGAAATTCGCCAATCTTCTGGATACCAAGAACATACATAAATTGAAGATTATAATGGAAATTATCAATTAACTGTTCATCAGTTAAGCCAAACAAATGTTTTAATATTTCAAGAGAAATTAGAATATTTACCTGAAAATTAAGACAGCTCTTTTTATCTGAATACATACTGACAAACTTTTTTTCATCAATTTTTGAAAATACTTCATTGTAGAAAATGCCTGGTCATCCTTCTTCAATTCTTTTCCGGGAGGCGCTTTTAAGGTTATTAACAAAACTAAACATCTTAAGTTGCTTATGAGCATCGTTTTCCCTAAACACAATCAATCACTCCCGGATATAGATTATGTTTAATATTATTATATCACATATTTGGGGTACCTTGGACAAATTTTATTAGACCTTTTTGCAGTTTAATCATCTAAAGAAGCTTTGGAAGAAATTTCAAGAAATTCTGGTACTCAATTTGATGAAAGGGTTATTCAATACCTTAATGAAATTATAAAAGATAATGATTTTGATAAAATCACTATAAATTTTGATAGATTATAAATATCAAGTACTTTTGGATTAATAATGATCAATATTTAAAATTTATATAATTGCTGGATCTCCCATTATTTCTATCCAGTTACTTCTAATCATATCCAGAAACTTTTGGCCATCAGGATTATTACCGATAACTTTTAACGTTTCTTCATAGTAATTGATTTATCTTCCATATTAGTATAAACTGCTGACTTACTAATCTGGTCTGGTAACAAAGTTTTAAAGGAAACATTTAAACTCTGTAATTTTCCATTCTGATCCTCGTTTAATTAAAGTAAACTCATTATTCACAACAAATTGTTGATTATCATCATCTACAAAATAATCATATACAAAAATAGTTTTAACATAAGCCCTGCCGCTTGAAATTCTAATTGATTCAAAACAAACTGAACAGTAGTTTAAATCCGTTGAAGAATGAATAGTTTTTAAAAAAAATAAAAATTCTTCTTTATTATTAAATGTTACATCTAATAACGGTTCAATCTCTTTAACTGGATCTAAAAGATACAAGCTAAAGTAGAATTTTTCAATTGTATTCCTTACTAATTCTTTCTCTACATAATTTCCACCACATCCAACTAAATAAAATACACACATTATTAACACCAAAATAACAGATATTCTTTTCATATTAATCCCCCTTTTAACTCTTCTGATAAGCGAATTTTATAAAAATATACTGGCTCAACAAGTTGAAAAGTAAATTGCATTGCTTTAATAGCTTCCAAACTAGCAATTGCAAAAAGTGAAATAACATTAAATGAAATGGCTTAATTACAGTATAACAAATATAATGGTTTAAAATTTAAACCTAAGAACCAGGAGAGTAGCATACTTAAAAGCAGGATACATTTATTATTATTGTACAACCAAAAGACCATTTTTAAGAGTTAACAGAGCCTATTTCACAGTTTTTCTCAAAAAATTAAAATTATGAAAGAACCTGATAAATCCATCTTCAATATTAATAGGGAAAACTCTTACGGAATTTTTTAAGAAAAGCTGAGCAAAATAGCTTAGCTTTTCATTATGCAAAGTTGACCTAACTTAACATTTAATATTACTCACTCCCTCATCTACAACAAGAATACCAAAATAAAAATCATTAGTTAAAATACTCTTATCTTCAGTAACAGTATATACATAACCATTTTTTAATCCTGGAGTACTAAACGTAATGGTCAAAAAAGATTTTTCAGTAACAAATTCTTCATCAAAACCTTCAATTTGCCAATGATACTCCCTTTTAGTTCCTATTTTACAGACCTCTGAATAATTTAACCAAATATTAACCGGTTGGTTCACCACGGCTGGATCAGGACTTAATCTTACCCCAGTTATCCAGATTTGATATATTGGTTCTACACCAAAACAACCTGTTAAAGTCAAGAAGGTGAAAATAATAATTACAAAAATCAGCAGAATTCTTTTCATTTTGCACCTCCCAATATATACCAATTAAATAATACTAATACTATATAGAAATCAAGGATTCTCTATAACCTTCTTCATCGATGCCAATGATCACAAGTCAACATACTCACGACGCAACTTTACACTCATACCATCAATGTAAAGAACACTATAACGTTTTCTGAATTTACGTTAATGCCATTTATTCAGTTCTTCTAAAGCAACATCTGTTAAATTGCTGACAGAAGTTTCAAAGAGGATTCCTTTTTTATTTATGTGAGATCTCACAAAAGTCATTTACACAAATATTATACACTACTTTATCTACACTCTTTTATTAAGATTTTTGACATAAAAAGCTCAATTTTTAATAAATACTTGAATAACCAATATCTATCAAATACCTCCTTCAATATATTATATATTTTTATACCTAGTATAACATAACTACTATTATTTGTCAACATTTTCTTTTTATTAGATTATTAAGCGTTTCACTTTTAATTTTAAATATTTTTAATTCAACCTAAAAAAATTAAAACTAATTAAATATTTTTTAAACTATCATCTCAGTTTTACCATAATTCCTCTTCAAAAACTTTTTATAACCAACCAATAACCTGGTTCACCTTTATCTTCAAATTTTCTATATATCAATTTCTTTCATCACGAAAACAAAAAACCCCTTCTGGATAATATAGTTCTATCCAGATAGGGGTTATTCCATATCAGATTTAGCTATCTTCAGAAGTTTCTTCAGTATTAGAATCTTTTTTAAGATCTTCAGCAGTAATAAAGACTTTCTTACTATCAGCAGTTACAATAAAAACTTCTGGCCTATCAATCTTTTTAGCGTACATAGTTGTTTCAGTTGTAGCTATACCGTATGCCAACATCTCGGTTTTATCTTTACCTTTAACAGTCACTTTTAATAACGGTTTAGTTAATCCATATTTATTATATGATTCTGGATTATCATCAACAAAAGTAGTAATCCACGCAGTAAGTATATTATTTAAAAAACTGTCAACTTTATTCTGATCCAACTCAATACCTTCCGGGCCATCTACTAATTTCCAGTTATCCTCTTCCCGTACGATGGTAAAATTCTTCCCATCAACACGTTCTACCGTAAACTCTTCCACTTCTCCCCGGGTCAGAGTGAAAATCTGGCGCTCGCGCAAACTATCCAAATCAGGCTTAAACTTATCGCCTAGATAACCTGCAATCTTATAAATGGTATTAATTCCGGCCCGGCGAAAATAATAACCATCCTCGATTGGAGTAGAATTACCAACCCAACCTTCATATTTCTTACCATCAGTAAGGGTAAAAGTAATATGAGTAGCATTCTCATCCAGACCAAATTGACTATAATCATCTGCTGTAGCTTCTTCTTTAATAATCTTAGTTGCAGAAAGAGTTGCCAGATTCTCTGCCAGAGAATCTACTTTCATTTGATCCAACTCCCGATCATCAGAGCCAGCCAATCGCCATTGACCATCTTTCTTCTCCAGTGCCAGAGTAGTTTCTCCTTTTGTTAATGTCATAGTCTGAATCTTATCAGCATCCAGGTTAAAAATCTCTTTAGCCTTTTCAGCTGGATCTACTTCGACTTTTTCTTCCTTTTCAAGGGTGAAGTAATAGATTCCAGCCATAATAATGAAGATAATCAGAAGAAAGATAGTCGTTTTAAACCTCATTATAAACTCCTCCTTCTAAGCCAGATACCAAATCCTAAAGAGAGCACTAAAAGAGGAATGATAACAACGGTTACATAAAAGAGATGTTTACTGGCTTTATTATCCAGAACCAACTCTCTATATTCAATAGTTCTAGGACGGATAGTTAGCTGTTCCTTTTGCCCAACCATCCATTGGACACTGTTCAAAACCAGATCGCGATTTCCCTGAGCAGTTAAAGTCTGATCCACTAAAAAGCTGCTAGTTCCAAATACTACCAACCTGGTCTCTTTCTTTTGATCAGTTACATTATCTTTAGCTTCCTTTTCTGTATCTTCTGCTGTAGTTTCTTCTGATACAGGAGCTGTAACAACAGCACCAATGGTCAAAGGTCCCTTTTGATCGATTCCTTCATCAAACTGGGCTTTGGAACTGGTAAAATCTGTTTCACCCCAGGCTTCATTACTTGTAACTAAAAGGTTAGTTACCTTTCTATCTTTAGATCTTTTTACATCCATACTTCGTGCATATGGTATAACTACCACCATCTTGTTCTCCAGTATTTCTGAAGTAATAGAATGGGATATAATTTTAGGAATCAAAGTCAGGGCATCAAAGAAATAGTGACGTTTAGGATCGATAACCAGATCATCGTGTAATTCAATTCCCCAATCGGCCAATAACTTTTTAATATTAATCAACTTATTCCCCTGGG from the Anoxybacter fermentans genome contains:
- a CDS encoding LacI family DNA-binding transcriptional regulator — translated: MKEKITIQDIARKAEVSTATVSRFLNDPKKVAPKTAKRIKKVIEDLDYEPGRKKSSNTITMDEVAKLAGVSKATVSRVLNKSDLVQPETREKVIWAMEKLNYKPNMIARYLRKQETELIGIILPDMSNPFYSKVLKGIEEVAYKFGYDVVLMNTNYSEEREKNSFKTLLERRAEGVLFMCHRLDNEKMKWLEEFTLPSVIISRTIRNNHKIPFVNIDNVQGGYDATRYLISLGHRKIAMISGPFDDENSSLDRIAGYIKAISEANIPFNDHYLKEGDFTFVTAEKLVKELLTLPDPPTAIFAVSDETAIGAIRGALDLGYKVPEDLSIIGFDNLEIASYYNPTLTTIAQPMTEMGRRATQILINIIEKRLIKELQVILPHKLIVRESTAQYR
- the nth gene encoding endonuclease III, which encodes MAAEKKLKEKVEKILIYLEEKYPEAVCSLNFKNPFQLLIATILSAQCTDKRVNVVTKDLFKKYPDAFAFANADPKELQEAIRSTGFYRNKTKNIISCCRDLVKKYGGEVPQTLEELTSLAGVGRKTANVVLGDAFNIPRIVVDTHVKRLSRRLGLTREENPEKIEFDLMKIIPTERWTKFGHQMIYHGRTICKARNPKCDSCGLVEICEYPSIKEE
- the polX gene encoding DNA polymerase/3'-5' exonuclease PolX, with the protein product MDKKEVSKILHQIGVMLELRGENPFKARAYYNGAKKIEALDEDINQVVREGRLREIPGIGATLAENIEELVMTGQLSYFEELARDLPEGLFDILRLPGLGVKKVSKLYRELGISNLGELEYACIENRLIELSGFGEKTQRKILKGIKTLKKFQGQYLYANIIDYAIKIIEIIRTWPEVKKAELAGSIRRKKELIKDIDIVVVTFEPEKVMERLIKADFTEEVIGSGPTKTSVRLKEGLNLDLRAVKPDEYVYALHHFTGSKEYNIAMRARAKNMGLKINEYGIFRDDKRIECKDESEFFKTLGLTYIPPELRENMGEIAAAENDELPELITREDIQGVFHVHTRYSDGVDTIPELVRACRERGLKYLGISDHSKTAFYAHGLKVSDVKAQWEEIDALNAELEDFYIFKGIEAEILPDGSLDYSEEILKGFDFVIASIHSNFNGTEEEMTNRLLKAIENPYTTMLGHLTGRLLLSREGYPVDIYRVIRACAEHQVIIELNANPYRLDLDWRYCKYAIEEGVLISINPDAHRISGLDDLNYGIAIGRKGWLTKENVFNALSIEEVKAYLKRRKER
- a CDS encoding HAD family hydrolase, yielding MQKKSIKTIIFDLDGTLFQTEELAIPAFYDTISRLRNEGLYESEIPEKETLLSMFGKTNDQIWAELLPGASSHVIEKADEYMLHYEMLRLKRGEGNPYPGVVETLKVLKKEGYRLCIASNGSEIYVTGVAEYYFPGLFAAVYSAGGYQTNSKVELVRLIVERFNDGPMAMVGDRSSDIEAGKKNGLLTIGCKYGFGREEELAGADYVINNFTQIRELFL
- a CDS encoding transposase, translated to MAECETYVAWFRKEDCNNCQNRDYCPFKEQKKNMVVRFKKSRYENDQFRKLLEDPEYASKKSLRVAIEGAISALKRAFGLRRLLVRGLLKVHHFVMLITSNRY
- a CDS encoding DUF4340 domain-containing protein codes for the protein MRFKTTIFLLIIFIIMAGIYYFTLEKEEKVEVDPAEKAKEIFNLDADKIQTMTLTKGETTLALEKKDGQWRLAGSDDRELDQMKVDSLAENLATLSATKIIKEEATADDYSQFGLDENATHITFTLTDGKKYEGWVGNSTPIEDGYYFRRAGINTIYKIAGYLGDKFKPDLDSLRERQIFTLTRGEVEEFTVERVDGKNFTIVREEDNWKLVDGPEGIELDQNKVDSFLNNILTAWITTFVDDNPESYNKYGLTKPLLKVTVKGKDKTEMLAYGIATTETTMYAKKIDRPEVFIVTADSKKVFITAEDLKKDSNTEETSEDS